The Pseudonocardia sp. HH130630-07 DNA window TTCGTGGCCACCGCGCTGCTGCGCGAGCAGGGCGCCGGGCCCACGGTGATCGTCTCCCCGCTGCTCGCGCTGATGCGCAACCAGATCGACGCCGCGATCCGCTCCGGGATCGTCGCGGTCACGGTCAACTCCGCGAACGCCGACGAGTGGGACGCGGTGTACGCCGACATCGAGAACGGCGACGTCGACGTGCTGCTCGTGTCCCCGGAGCGGCTCAACAACCCCGACTTCCGGGACCGGGTGCTGCCGCGGCTCGCCGCGAGCGCCGGGATGCTGGTGGTCGACGAGGCGCACTGCGTGTCGGACTGGGGGCACGACTTCCGGCCCGACTACCGGCGGCTGCGCACGCTGATCGCCGAGCTGCCGTCCGGTATCCCGGTGCTGGCGACGACCGCGACCGCGAACGACCGGGTCGTCACCGACGTCTCGGAGCAGCTCGGCATGGGCCGGGACCAGCAGGACACGCTGGTGCTGCGCGGCTCGCTGGACCGGGAGTCGCTGCGGCTGGCCGTGGTGCAGCTGCCGACCCCGGCCCGGCGCCTGGCCTGGCTGGCCGCGAAGCTCGACGAGCTGCCCGGGGCCGGGATCGTCTACACGCTCACCGTGCAGGCCGCCGACGAGGTGGCCGGGTTCCTCACCGAGCGCGGCTTCGCCGTGCGCTCCTACTCCGGCAAGACCGCACCCGAGGACCGGCTGACGGCCGAGTCCGACCTGCAGGAGAACCGGGTCAAGGCCCTGGTCGCCACGTCCGCGCTCGGCATGGGCTTCGACAAGCCCGACCTGGGCTTCGTGGTGCACCTCGGGGCGCCCGCGTCACCGGTGGCGTACTACCAGCAGATCGGCCGCGCGGGCCGCGCGCTGGAGCGGGCCGAGGTGGTGCTGCTGCCGGGCCGGGAGGACCGCGACATCTGGGCGTACTTCGCCTCGCTGGCGTTCCCGCCCGAGCCGCTGGTCCGCCAGACGCTCGGGGTGCTGTCCGGGCACCCGCGCTCGACGGCGTCGATCGAGACCCAGGTCGACCTGTCCCGGACCCGGCTGGAGATGCTGCTCAAGGTGCTCGACGCCGACGGCGCGGCGAAGCGGGTCAAGGGCGGCTGGGTCAGCACCGGGGCCGAGTGGATCTACGACACCGAGCGGCACGAGCGGGTGAACGAGGCCCGCCGGGCGGAGCAGCAGGCGATGCTCGACTACATCGCGACCTCCGAGTGCCGGCTGGTCTTCCTGCGCCGCCAGCTCGACGACCCGGACCCGACACCGTGCGGCCGGTGCGACACCTGCACCGGCACCGTGTGGTCCGCGCTGTCCGACGAGGCCGGCGCCGAGGGAGAGCGGGCCGCCCAGGAGCGGCTGTCCCGCCCGGGGATCGAGATCGCGCCGCGCAAGATGTGGCCGTCCGGGATGGCGGACCTCGGGGTCCCGCTC harbors:
- a CDS encoding RecQ family ATP-dependent DNA helicase — protein: MGTVTTASETDLPGSAELRERAEAVLAQLAGDGARLREDQWTAIEALVAQHRRALVVQRTGWGKSAVYFVATALLREQGAGPTVIVSPLLALMRNQIDAAIRSGIVAVTVNSANADEWDAVYADIENGDVDVLLVSPERLNNPDFRDRVLPRLAASAGMLVVDEAHCVSDWGHDFRPDYRRLRTLIAELPSGIPVLATTATANDRVVTDVSEQLGMGRDQQDTLVLRGSLDRESLRLAVVQLPTPARRLAWLAAKLDELPGAGIVYTLTVQAADEVAGFLTERGFAVRSYSGKTAPEDRLTAESDLQENRVKALVATSALGMGFDKPDLGFVVHLGAPASPVAYYQQIGRAGRALERAEVVLLPGREDRDIWAYFASLAFPPEPLVRQTLGVLSGHPRSTASIETQVDLSRTRLEMLLKVLDADGAAKRVKGGWVSTGAEWIYDTERHERVNEARRAEQQAMLDYIATSECRLVFLRRQLDDPDPTPCGRCDTCTGTVWSALSDEAGAEGERAAQERLSRPGIEIAPRKMWPSGMADLGVPLSGRIAAGEQAASGRAIGRLSDIGWGTRLRELLTGGDDPVPADVLDALVRVLAGWEWAQRPVGVVGIGSRTRPHQLDHLARRIAEIGRLPLLGTLPPAGDRPGARENSAQRLAAVWSGLDTAALPDLSGAGGPVLLVDDLVDSGWTMTVAARALRAAGAPEVLPLTLAVAG